A stretch of Eschrichtius robustus isolate mEscRob2 chromosome 6, mEscRob2.pri, whole genome shotgun sequence DNA encodes these proteins:
- the LOC137765884 gene encoding LOW QUALITY PROTEIN: 5-hydroxytryptamine receptor 3C-like (The sequence of the model RefSeq protein was modified relative to this genomic sequence to represent the inferred CDS: inserted 1 base in 1 codon; substituted 1 base at 1 genomic stop codon), with translation MSSIQNQEPRCGPSSFKPQGLGAPGESPEKSPEEGWPARRGILLCFTISLLLQGRGDTFTINCSGLSQHGVDPAAFQAVFDRKAFRPVTNFSIPTHVNISFILSAILEVVRPDAXLQLLTSFLWITMMWDNPFISWNPEEYVSNNKLTASAENLWLPNIIIMQFVDVDQGPPGLTACVSSKGRIQYDRPMKVTSTCNLDIFYFLFDQLNCTFTFSSLLYTVDSMLLGMDKELWVITDTSRNVILTQGEWQLLNIDKATPRXVDSNLHDQIMFSVTIRCRRSLYVINLLVPSSFLIAINALSFYLPAESENCAPFKMTLLMGYNVFLLMTLNDLLPASGTPPHQYGVYLALCLSLMVVSLLETIFITYLLHLATTQPPPRPRWLRSLLLHCTSPRKRCPAAPQKGNTGLGLSPAHLPGEGNQHCPREPVELVGKVPGPREAELNGCPGSARAQQEDEAQKQHSVSLWLQLSHMTDTLLFRLCLLFPAPSVVTVIILWDT, from the exons ATGAGCAGTATTCAAAACCAGGAACCAAGGTGTGGTCCGAGCTCCTTTAAGCCCCAGGGTTTAGGGGCTCCTGGTGAGTCCCCAGAGAAGAGTCCAGAAGAGGGGTGGCCTGCTAGGAGGGGAATCCTCTTGTGCTTCACTATCAGCCTCCTGCTTCAAG GAAGAGGTGACACTTTCACCATCAATTGCTCAGGACTCAGCCAGCATGGGGTGGATCCTGCTGCCTTTCAAGCAGTGTTTGACAGAAAGGCCTTCCGTCCAGTCACCAATTTCAGCATCCCCACTCATGTCAACATCTCCTTCATCCTGTCTGCCATCCTTGAAGTGGTGAGACCTG ATGCATAGCTCCAGCTTCTGACATCATTCCTGTGGATTACTATG ATGTGGGACAATCCTTTCATCAGCTGGAACCCAGAAGAGTACGTCAGCAACAATAAACTCACTGCATCAGCTGAGAACCTGTGGCTCCCAAACATCATCATCATGCAATT CGTGGATGTGGATCAGGGACCTCCAGGTCTCACCGCCTGTGTCAGCAGCAAAGGTCGAATACAGTATGACAGGCCAATGAAGGTGACCAGCACCTGTAATCTGGACATCTTCTACTTTCTTTTTGACCAACTGAACTGCACGTTCACATTCAGTTCCCTCCTCTACACAG TGGACAGCATGCTCCTGGGCATGGATAAGGAATTGTGGGTGATAACAGACACGTCTCGTAACGTCATTCTGACCCAGGGGGAGTGGCAGCTCCTGAACATCGACAAGGCCACCCCAC TGGTGGACAGCAACCTACATGACCAGATCATGTTCTCT GTGACCATCAGGTGCAGGCGCAGCCTCTACGTCATAAACCTCCTGGTGCCCAGTAGCTTTCTGATAGCCATCAACGCCCTCAGCTTCTACCTGCCGGCAGAAAGCGAGAACTGCGCCCCATTCAAGATGACACTCCTGATGGGCTACAACGTCTTCCTGCTCATGACGTTGAATGACTTACTCCCTGCCAGTGGCACCCCCCCCCATCAGTACG GTGTCTACCTTGCCCTGTGTCTGTCACTGATGGTGGTCAGCCTGCTGGAGACCATCTTCATCACCTACCTGCTGCACCTGGCCaccacccagcccccacccaggCCTCGCTGGCTCCGTTCCCTGCTTCTACACTGCACCAGCCCAAGGAAACGCTGCCCTGCTGCGCCCCAGAAGGGAAACACGGGCCTGGGCCTCagccctgcccacctgcctgggGAGGGAAATCAGCATTGCCCACGC GAGCCCGTGGAGTTGGTGGGGAAGGTGCCAGGTCCCAGAGAGGCAGAGCTAAATGGGTGCCCTGGGTCAGCGAGGGCCCAGCAGGAAGACGAGGCTCAGAAGCAGCACTCGGTCAGCCTGTGGCTGCAGCTCAGCCACATGACGGACACCCTGCTCTTCCGCCTCTGCCTGCTCTTCCCGGCCCCCTCCGTCGTCACGGTCATCATCCTCTGGGACACCTAG